The endosymbiont of Bathymodiolus septemdierum str. Myojin knoll sequence ATGTGGTGATTGGTGATGATGTTAATATTGGCGCCAATACCGTGATTGACCGAGGTACACTAGAAGACACGCAAATTCAAAATGGTGTTCATCTTGACAATTTAGTGCATATTGCTCATAATGTTATTTTGGGCGAACACGCAGCGATTGCCGCTGGCGTGACTGTTGGCGGTAGTGCTGTTTTGGGAAAATATTGCCAAATCGGTGGTGGCACAGTCATCGCTAGTCATATGCATCTCGATGATGGTACTATTGTCACAGGATCGAGCACGGTAGATAAACATTTAAGCAAGGGGCATTATACGGGTTTTACTTCTATTTCTCCTCATTCAGATTGGAAAAGAAGTCAACTATGGCTGTTAAAACTTGATAAAATTATTAGCCATCTTAATATTAAATTAAAACACTTAAAAGGAAGTTAATTATGGAAATGAACATACAGGATGTTAAGAATTACTTACCACATCGCTACCCTTTCTTGTTGATTGACAGAGTGCTAGAATTAGAAATTGGCAAGTCTATTGTTGCCTTGAAAAATGTAACCTATAACGAGCCACAATTCACGGGGCACTTCCCTGCACAGCCGATTATGCCAGGTGTTTTGATTATTGAAGCTTTGGCACAGGCAACGGGAATTTTGGCGTTTAAATCTGAAGTAGGTAAGCCGATTGAGGGACAAATTTATATGTTGGTTGGTGTCGACAAGGTGCGTTTTAAGCGTATGGTTGAGCCTGGCGACCAATTGCGCTTAGAGGTTGAAGTAATGACCGTTAAACGCGGTATTTGGAAATTTAAATGCATTGCCACGGTAGATGACAAAGTGGTTACTACTGCCGAATTAATGTGTACACAAAAAACCACTGAATAAAAGAAAATATTATGGCAATACACTCTAGTGCGGTCATTGACCCCAGTGCAAAAATTCATAAAACCGCTGAAATATGTGCTTATGCAATTATTGGTGCCAATGTGGAAATTGGTTCGGGTACCATTATTGAGTCTCATGCGGTAATACAAGGTCCAACAAAAATCGGTAAAAATAACCACATCTATTCATTTGCCTCTATTGGGGGTGACCCGCA is a genomic window containing:
- the fabZ gene encoding 3-hydroxyacyl-ACP dehydratase FabZ; this translates as MEMNIQDVKNYLPHRYPFLLIDRVLELEIGKSIVALKNVTYNEPQFTGHFPAQPIMPGVLIIEALAQATGILAFKSEVGKPIEGQIYMLVGVDKVRFKRMVEPGDQLRLEVEVMTVKRGIWKFKCIATVDDKVVTTAELMCTQKTTE